Proteins from a single region of Kogia breviceps isolate mKogBre1 chromosome 5, mKogBre1 haplotype 1, whole genome shotgun sequence:
- the CGGBP1 gene encoding CGG triplet repeat-binding protein 1: protein MERFVVTAPPARNRSKTALYVTPLDRVTEFGGELHEDGGKLFCTSCNVVLNHVRKSAISDHLKSKTHTKRKAEFEEQNVRKKQRPLTASLQCNSTAQTEKVSVIQDFVKMCLEANIPLEKADHPAVRAFLSRHVKNGGSIPKSDQLRRAYLPDGYENENQLLNSQDC from the coding sequence ATGGAAAGATTTGTAGTGACAGCACCACCTGCTCGAAACCGTTCTAAGACTGCTTTGTACGTGACTCCCCTGGATCGAGTCACTGAGTTTGGAGGTGAGCTGCACGAAGATGGAGGAAAACTCTTCTGCACTTCTTGCAATGTGGTTCTGAATCACGTTCGCAAGTCTGCCATTAGTGACCACCTCAAGTCAAAGACTCATAccaagaggaaggcagaatttgAAGAGCAGAATGtgagaaagaagcagaggcctCTAACTGCATCGCTTCAGTGCAACAGTACTGCGCAAACAGAGAAAGTCAGTGTTATCCAGGACTTTGTGAAAATGTGCCTGGAAGCCAACATCCCACTTGAGAAGGCTGATCACCCAGCAGTCCGTGCTTTCCTGTCTCGCCATGTGAAGAATGGAGGCTCCATACCCAAGTCAGACCAACTGAGGAGAGCATATCTGCCTGATGGATATGAGAATGAGAATCAGCTCCTTAACTCACAAGATTGTTGA